In Streptomyces sp. P9-A4, the genomic window CCGCGTCGGCGGCGAGCAGCTCGACGTACGGGCGGCCCCCGGAGACGTACGGCCAGGTGGCGAGGAGACAGACGGCGTCGGCGAGGAGCACGGCGGCGGCCGGCCAGAGCGACGCCGGGGCGACCGCGACCAGCAGCCGGCGCAGCGGCGGGCGGGGGACGGACTCCCACAGCTCCGCCGTCCCGCGCCGCCGCTCCCGGCCGCCCTGCCAGCAGCCCGCCGCGAGGGCGAGCGGCCCGGCGAGCAGCCCGGCGGTGACGTGCAGCATGTTCGTGGCGTCGGCCCAGCGGCCCTGCCAGCCGGGCGCCTTGCCGTACATCGTCACCAGCACGGTGAGGACGACGGCGGCCCCGGTCCAGGGACCGAGCCCGCGCCGCAGTTCGGCCCGGAGCGGGGAGACCGCCCGTACGCGCGCGCGTGGCTCCGTACGGGAGGGGGTGAGGGCGGCGGTCATCGCAGTGCCTCCCGCTCCGGGCCCGTAGGGCTGCGGTGGGCGCGCAGCGCGGCGGTGTAGCCGCGCTCCACGGCGTGCGTGGTGGAGTCGTCCGCCCCGGCCGGCTCGCCGCCGAGCGCCGTGAGCTCGGCCGTCGTGCCCTGGAAGGCGAGCCGGCCCGCCTCGATCAGGGCGACCCCGGTGCAGGCCGCGGCCACGTCCTCGACCAGGTGTGTCGAGACCACCACCGTCGCCGTGCCGCCCAGCTCCCGCAGCAGCGCCCGGAAGTCGACCCGCTGTTCCGGGTCGAGACCGGCCGTCGGCTCGTCGAGCAGCAGCAGCTCCGGTTCGTTCACGATGGCCTGGGCGATGCCGGCCCGCCGGACCATGCCGCCGGACAGCGTCTTCATCCGCGCGTCGATCCGGTCCCCGAGCCCGACCCGCTCCACCGCGCGTTCCACCGCCGCCGGGACCCGGTCCGCGGGCACCTCTTTCAGCCAGGCGACGTAGGCGACGAACTCCCGCACCGTGAAGGCCGGGTAGTACCCGAACTCCTGCGGCAGATACCCGAGACGGCGCCGTATGCCGGTCCGTTCGCGGTGGCTCGTGGCGTCCCCGCCGAGCAGTTCGACCCCGCCTGAGGCGGGTGCGGCGACGGTCGCGAGGACCCGGATGAGGGAGGTCTTCCCGGCCCCGTTCGGGCCGAGCAGGCCGTGCACGCCGGGGCCGAGGGACAGATCGAGCCGGTCGAGCGCGACGGTACGGCGGTGGCGGACGGTCAGTCCGCGCACCGCGACGGTGGGCAGGATGTTCACCGGGGCTCCAGGTGGTCGAAGGAACGGCGCCGCAGCGCGAGCAGGGCGGCGCAGACGAGTGCGGCGGCGGCCCAGGCGCCCTGCGCGGCGGGGCCGGAGAAGTAGGGGGCGAGCGCGGCGGCTCCCGCGCCCGGGGTGTCCGGCGGGCCGAGGAGCGGGCCCGTGACGGCGAGCAGCCAGCCGCCGCCGAGCGTCGCGGCGGCGGCCCGGCAGCCGACGAACGAGCCGAGGGCGAGCGTGGCCAGGGTCAGCGCGAGCCCCGGCAGCAGCCAGGCGGCGGCCCCGGGGACCCCGGCAGCCGACGGCAGCAGCGCCCCGCCGGCGGTCAGCAGCGGTACGCACACGGCGAGGACGGCGGCCGCACGGGTGAGCAGCAGCCGCAGCCCGCCGGAGGGGGTGGCGGCGGTGATCTCGTACAGGGGGTCGGCGTGCCGCCCGTACGAGACGGCGACACCGGCGAGCGGCAGGACGGGGGAGACGGCGAGCAGCAGGCCCCGCGCGCCCTGGACCCCGGCGCCGTGGGCGAGCCCGAAGGCGCCGCCGACGACGAGGAGCACGGCCACCACCCAGGACCCGCGGAGCGCGGGCCCGACGGCGTACCAGAGCCGGGCCCGGCGTCCGAGGGGGCTGTGGGTGGCGATCGCGGCGGTCGCAGGGGCGGGCCGGTGGCCGAGGGAGGCCAGGAGCTCGTCGCGTACGGCCGCGAGGGCGGGGCCCGCCGCGCCGGCCCGGACGGTCTCCGAGACGCGGCCCGCACAGGACGTGCAGGACTCGACGTGCTTCTCCAGGGACCAGGCGTCGGTCTCGGCGGCCGAGCCCTCGGCGTACCGGAGGGCGAGGGCGTCGCTGACGTGCCAGGCCGACGGCGGGTGGCCGGACGGCCTGGCGGGCGGGGAGGACGATCCGGAGAGGCGCGATCCGGAGAGGGATGATCCTGAGAAGCGCGATCCGGCGAACCGGGATCCCGAGAGACGCGATCCGGCGAACCGGGGGAACCGTCGGCGGGGTGGCCGTGGTGTCGTCATGCGGTGCCTCCCAGGGCGTTCGGGCCGCCGGGCCGGGCCGCCCCGAGCGCGGCGCGCAGTTCGCGGCGGGCACGGAGGGCGCGGGTCTTGACGGTGCCCTCGGGTATGCCGAGGAGCCGGGCGGTCTCGCGGGTCGTCAGGCCGTCGACGACGGTCGCCCGCAGGACCTCGGCGAGTTCGGGCGAGATGCGGTCGAGCGCGGCGCCGACCTCCCCGTACTCCAGACCCGCGAGCACCCGGTCCTCGGCCGCGAGCGCGTCGGCTGGCGGCTCCGTGGGCGCGGCGGCGTGCGCGGCGGCCCGTTCCACGGCCCGTTCCGCGCGGGCCCCGGCCCGCTGGGCGTCGACGAGCCGCCGGGCGGCGATGACCCACAGCCAGCCACCGGCCTCGCCCCGGCCCCGGTGTCCGCCGGCCGAGCGCCAGACCGTGACGAAGGTGTCCTGGAGGACCTCCCGCACGGTCTCCTCGTCGGGGCAGCGCCGGGCGAGGCGCGCGTGCAGCCAGCCGGCGTGCCGGTCGTACAGCACGGCGAGCGCCTCGGTGTCCCCCCGGGCGACCGCGCGCAGCAGCGCCGCGTCGTCCTTCCCGTCGCCCCCGGAGGGGCCTCCCCCTGCGGGGCGCAACAGTCTCACGCCCTCTCTATCGCGCGCGTGCCCCGGTTCGGTTCACCGCGCGGGCCGCGAAGTCAGGGACTCGTGGGCGGGCCGCCGTCGGGGAGGGCGGCGAAGACCCGCTGGAGGGCGGGCGGGCGTTCGCCGTCGCCCGCGACGACGACCCGGCCGCGGTACGTCACGGAGTACTGGAAGCCGTCGGCGATCGGGCGGCCGGCCGGGCGCTCGGGGACCTGCGCGTAGGCGGGGTCCTCCAGGGCGGCCCGGAGCTCGGCGGCCTCGGCGGGGGTCTGGTGCCCGGTGCGGGGCGGCTCGGCGCCGGAGCGGCTGGTCCAGGTGCCGTCGTAGCGGACGACGAGACGGTTGGCGACGCCCGCGAAGCCGCCGCTGACGGCCACCTCGACGAGGACCTCACCCGGCTGGGGGTCGGCCGCCGGGGTGCCGGGGCCGGTCGTGACGCTCGGCACGGCCGGTCCGCTCACCGCGGACGGCGGCCCGCCGGGCGCGGGGGTGATCCCGGGCCCGCAGCCGCTCGCACCGCCGACCAGGGCCCCGATCAGCAGCAGGCTCCCGCACCAGGTCTTCCGTACGCCTCGCACCATGGTCCGAGCATGCCCGCAAGGGGGCACCGCGCGCAGCCGGACGGCCGGGATTCCGCCCGGACGGTGGAGGTCGCCTGCCCGCGGCGGCTCGGGACCGTCAGCCCTCCGTCCGCACGATCCCCGTCACCGGCCCCCGGTAGCGCCAGTCGAGGGAGTCGTACAGCGCGAGGCCGTCCGTGGTCGCGGCGAGTACCCCGGTCCGCGCGCCCGCCTGGGCGGCGGCGGCCTCCAGGGTGCGCATGACGTTGGCGCCGAGGCCGCGCCGCCGGTGGCCGGGGTCGGTCTCGATCTGGTCGGCGACGGCGGTGGAGCCGGTCGGTGCGATCCGGCCGCGCGCGGCGAGCGTGCCGTCGGGGGCGAAGATCCGGACCCGGATGACGCCTTCGCGCAGCTCGGTGGTCCGCGCGTACCCCTCGGGCGGTGCGGGCCTGGCGGCGGGGTCCAGCGGCTTGACCATCATGAAGCCCGGGTCGTCGGGGACGGCCCAGCCCTCGGTGATCCACGCGCCCGCGTCCTCGGGTCCCGCCATGATCTTGAGCCAGCTGTACGGGGCGGTGAGCCGGGCGCAGAGCGCGCCGACGGAGGCCGCGTCGGGGGCGGGCAGGACATGGCGTACGACGTGCCGGGGCAGGCCCACGTCGATCCGGTGGCCCCAGGGCTCGGCGACGGGGGCCGGGGTCCCCCGGGAGACGGCCCAGCCCGCCACCCAGGCCGATGTAATAGACGAGATATCCATGCAGGCATTACATCGGCGGGAGGCTCTGTGTAGGGGTCTGATCGCTCAGGGCGAACAGGCGTCCGGGAACATTCCTCGGCTCACATGCATTGAGTCCACATAGCTCAACTTGACTGCCGAAGGGGAGATCATGGCTTCTGACTCCAAGCCGTCCGTGCCGCTCACTCTGCCTGTGCTGCCGCTCGACGACGAGGTCGTGCTGCCCGGAATGGTGGTGCCGCTCGACCTGTCCGACAACGACGTGCGCGCCGCCGTCGAGGCGGCCCAGGCCGCCGCGCGGCCCGGCGCCGGCAAGCCCAGGGTGCTGCTGGTGCCCCGTGTCGACGGGACCTACGCCGGGACCGGCGTCCTGGGGACCGTCGAACAGGTCGGACGGCTGTCCGACGGCGATCCCGGCGCCCTGATCCGCGGCGTCGGCCGCGTCCGCATCGGTGCCGGCACGACCGGACCCGGCGCCGCCCTGTGGGTGGAGGGCAGCACCGTCGAGGAGACCCTGCCCGACCCGCTGCCCGGCCAGGTCACCGATCTGGTCAAGGAGTACAAGGCGCTGGCCACCAGCTGGCTCAAGAAGCGCGGTGCCTGGCAGGTCGTCGACCGCGTCCAGCAGATCGAAGGCGTCGGCGCCCTCGCCGACAACTCCGGGTACTCGCCCTTCCTCACCGTCGAGCAGAAGGTCGCCATCCTGGAGACCGCCGATCCGGTCGCCCGTCTCAGGCTCGCCACCGCCCAGCTCCGCGAGCACCTCGCCGAGCAGGACGTCGCCGAGACCATCGCCAAGGACGTCCAGGAGGGCGTCGACAAGCAGCAGCGAGAGTTCCTGCTCCGCCGTCAGCTCGAAGCCGTCCGCAAGGAGCTCCGCGACCTCAACGGCGAGGCCGAGGGAGACGAGTCCGACGACTACCGCGCCCGCGTGGAGGCCGCCGACCTGCCCGAGAAGGTCCGCGAGGCCGCCCTCAAGGAGGTCGAGAAGCTGGAGCGGTCCAGCGACCAGTCCCCCGAGGGCTCCTGGATCCGCACCTGGCTGGACACCGTTCTCGAACTGCCCTGGAACGAGCGGACCGAGGACCGGTACGACATCCGGGGCGCCCGCGCCGTGCTCGACGCCGAGCACGCGGGCCTGGACGACGTGAAGGAGCGCATCACCGAGTACCTGGCGGTGCGCAAGCGGCGCTCCGAGCGCGGCCTCGGCGTCGTCGGCGGGCGTCGCGGCGGCGCCGTGCTGGCCCTCGTCGGCCCGCCCGGCGTCGGCAAGACCTCCCTCGGTGAGTCCGTCGCGCACGCGATGGGACGCGAGTTCGTCCGGGTCGCCCTCGGTGGCGTACGGGACGAGGCCGAGATCCGCGGCCACCGGCGTACGTACGTGGGCGCCCTGCCCGGCCGGATCGTCCGGGCGATCAAGGAGGCCGGGTCCATGAACCCGGTGGTGCTGCTCGACGAGATCGACAAGGTCGGCTCCGACTTCCGCGGCGACCCCGCCGCAGCCCTCCTCGAAGTCCTCGACCCGGCGCAGAACCACACCTTCCGCGACCACTACCTGGAGGTCGAACTCGACCTCTCCGACGTCGTCTTCCTGGCCACGGCCAACGTCCTGGAAGCCATCCCCGAGGCCCTGCTCGACCGCATGGAGCTGGTCAGGCTCGACGGCTACACCGAGGACGAGAAGGTCGTCATCGCCCGCGACCACCTGCTGCCCCGGCAGCTGGAGCGCGCGGGCCTCGAGCCCGGCGAGGTCGTCCTCGAGGACGCGAGCCTGCGCAGGCTCGCCGGCGAGTACACCCGCGAGGCGGGCGTCCGCACCCTGGAGCGGGCCGTCTCCCGGCTGCTCCGCAAGATCGCCGCACAGCACGAACTGGGCGACCGCGAACTGCCGTTCACGGTCGGACCGGACGACCTGCGGGACCTCATCGGCCGGCCGCACCACGTCCCCGAGTCCGCGCAGGACCCGGCGGAGCGCCGTACGGCCGTGCCGGGTGTCGCCACCGGGCTCGCGGTGACCGGGGCGGGCGGTGACGTGCTCTTCGTCGAGGCGTCCCTCGCCGACCCGGAGACCGGCGCGGCCGGGCTGACCCTCACGGGCCAGCTGGGCGACGTGATGAAGGAGTCGGCGCAGATCGCGCTCTCCTTCCTCCGCTCGCACGGCGCGGAACTGGAGCTGCCCGTCACCGGTCTGAAGGACCGTGGCGTGCACATCCACTTCCCGGCGGGCGCCGTCCCCAAGGACGGTCCGAGCGCGGGCGTCACCATGACGACGGCGCTGGCCTCCCTGCTGAGCGGCCGGCTGGTCCGTACGGACGTGGCCATGACCGGCGAGGTCTCCCTCACCGGCCGGGTCCTCCCGATCGGCGGCGTGAAGCAGAAGCTCCTGGCCGCGCACCGGGCGGGCATCACGACGGTCGTGATCCCCAAGCGGAACGAGGCCGATCTGGACGACGTCCCGGCCGAGATCCTGGAGAAGCTGGAGGTCCACCCGGTGACCGACGTCCGCCAGGTCCTGGAGATCGCGCTGGCGCCGGCGGCGGTGCCGGTGGGCGTGGCGGCCTGACGTTCGCGCGGCGGAGCGGGGTGTCCTCGACGGGCGCCCCGCTCCGTCGTGCCCCGGGGTGTCCTCGAAGGCGTCCCGCTCCGCCGTACCCGGGGGTAAATCGTGACCCGGATGTCAGTTGGGGCTGTCATGCTCGTACGCATGAACGAAGACGCCTTCTGGGCTCTCATCGACGAGTTGAGCCGCCGCCCCGGTGACCGGGACGAGCGGCTGGAGTGGCTGGGCGGAGAGCTGCTCCGGCGTCCCGCCGCCGAGAGCGTGGAGTTCCAGGTACGGCTGGAGCGGGCGTGCGAGACCGCCGACCGGAAGGACCTGTGGAGGGCTGCGAACCGGATCGAGGGCGGCGACTGCACGGACGACGGCTTCCACTACTTCACGCTCTGGCTGGTGGGCCAGGGACGCAAGGTGTACGAGTCGGTCGTCACCGACCCAGACGCACTGGCGGACGTGCCGGGGATACGGCTCCTGGTGGGGCGGCCCCAAGACGACTGGGACGACGACGAGTGGCCCGAGTGGGAGGAGCTCGACTATGTCGCGCAGGACGCCTACGACGAGCTGACCGGCCAGGAGGGCGACGACGGCGAGGAGTTCCTCGACGCCGTGGAGGAGGCCGAGGAGGCCGCCGAGGCGGCGGGGGAGTGGGAAGAGGACGACGATTCCCGGGGCTCTCGCCCGGAAGGGGTGGCGCTGCCCCGGCTCACCGCCCTCTTCCCGCTCGGGACGTCCGGCTCCTGACGGGTTCCGCGCGGGTACCGGCACGGACCGTGCGGTCCGCGCCGGTACCCGGCGGATTCCGCCGGGACTAGGAGGCGGACGGGTTCCGGCGGCGGCCCAGGAGCAGGGTGCCCGCCGCGAAGACGGCGAGCCCGCCCGCGCCCGCGAGGGCCAGGGGGAGCGGCGAGGCGGGGGTCTCGGCGGTCTCGGCGGAGAGGGCCGGGGGCTGCTCGTCGCCGCCGTGGCCCGCGTGGCTCACGGTGGACAGTTCGGCGCCCGCCGCGATCTTCGCCTCGGTGGGGGCCTGCGCCCGGGCCGTGCCGGCCTGCGCCGCCGCCCCGCCGAAGGTGACGTCCGAGCAGCTGTAGAAGGCCTCGGGGCTGTCGTTGCGCTGCCACACCTTGTAGACGATGTGACGGCCGGTGCGGGCGGGGAGGTTGCCCGTGAAGTTGTAGTAGCCGTCGGTGGCGGTGCGGGTGGTGTTGTAGACGGCGACGGGGGTCGCGTCCAGGTCCGACCACTTCAGGGGCTGCGTCGGGTCGAAGCCGGGCTTGGTGATGTAGACGGTCATGGTGCCCGAGTGGGCGGCCGTCACCCGGACCTTGAAGTCGAAGGAGCCCGCGGCGACCGCGGTCGCCGGCCAGTCGGTGCGGGCCCAGTCCAGCGCCCGGTACTTCTCGCGGTTCGCCGAGCAGAGCTTGCCGTCGGGGATGAGGGCCTGGTGCTGCCCCGCGGCGTTGGCGATGTTGACCTCGTTCCAGTCGTAGAGCGGCTGGGTGCCGGAGTCGGCGACGAGGTCCTTGCACACCTGGGACCTGGGGGTCTCGGGGCCCTCGGCGTAACAGGCGGCGATGCGGCTGACCGGGTTGAAGACGGCCCCGTGGGCGGCGGCGGTGGTGGGGGTCAGGCCGACGAGTGCGGTGGCGGCGGACAGGGCGGCGACGCCGGTGGCGGTGCGGCGGTAGGACGGCATGCGGGGGCTCTCTCTCGTGCGTGGGGGAGGACGGAACGAGCAACGCGCGCTGAGCGGAAGGAAGTTGAATCCCGGGCGACCGCGATAGAGCGTCGCATTGGTCCATACCAATGAGCAAGAGGGTGGGCGGAAAAAGCCGAAGCGGCCCCCGGGGTGCCGCGCACCCGGGGACCGCTGGGAAGAAGGAGGCGTCAGCCGTTCGCGAGCGCCTGCACCCGCGAGTAGTCGCCGTTGAAGTGGTTGTGGTCGCCGACCGTGGGGCCGGAGGAGGTGTACTGCCAGATCGTGTAGTACTGCCAGCCGGCCGGGAGTTCGCCCACGTTCGAGGAGTACCGCGCGATCCACAGCGGGTTGGTCGTGGCGAAGGCGGCGGAGTTGCCGGTGCACTGGGTCCACCAGCTGGTCGCCGTGTAGATGACGGCGTCCCGCCCGGTCCGGTACTTGTACCGGTCGACGAAGTCGCGGATCCAGGACACCATCCCGGCCTGGGTCTTGCTGTAGCAGGTGGCGCCGTACGGGTTCCACTCGATGTCCAGCACGCCCGGCAGGGTCTTGCCGTCCTTCGACCAGCCGCCGCCGTTGTTGACGAAGTAGTCCGCCTGGGCCGCGCCGGTCGTCGTGTCCGGGGTGGCGAAGTGGTACGTGCCCCGGATCATGCCGACGTTGTACGAGCCGGTGTACTGCTGGTTGAACGAGGTGTTCTTGTAGTAGGTGCCCTCCGTCGCCTTGACGTAGGCCCACTTGACCCCGCTGTTCCACAGGGTGGACCAGGCCACGTTGCCGTTGTGGCTGGAGACGTCCACGCCTTCGGTCTGGACGGCCTGGGCGGAGGCGCCGCCGGGCGCGGAGCCCTGTCCGTCGTGGGCGATGACGCCCATGCCCATGCTGGCGGAACCGCGCGGGGGCACCACGCGGGTGCCCGGGTCCTGGGCGGCACCGGCGGACCCGGCGAGGGGGAGGAGGAGGGCCAGGGCCGCGAGGGCGGCGCCGGCGAGGGACGTTCCGGATCTGTGCACACGCATTGCGTGCCTCCGAAAGGCTCGGTGGGGGAGCGGTGTCGGCGGGCCCTGGTGTGGACATGTCATT contains:
- a CDS encoding ABC transporter ATP-binding protein, coding for MNILPTVAVRGLTVRHRRTVALDRLDLSLGPGVHGLLGPNGAGKTSLIRVLATVAAPASGGVELLGGDATSHRERTGIRRRLGYLPQEFGYYPAFTVREFVAYVAWLKEVPADRVPAAVERAVERVGLGDRIDARMKTLSGGMVRRAGIAQAIVNEPELLLLDEPTAGLDPEQRVDFRALLRELGGTATVVVSTHLVEDVAAACTGVALIEAGRLAFQGTTAELTALGGEPAGADDSTTHAVERGYTAALRAHRSPTGPEREALR
- a CDS encoding pentapeptide repeat-containing protein, encoding MTTPRPPRRRFPRFAGSRLSGSRFAGSRFSGSSLSGSRLSGSSSPPARPSGHPPSAWHVSDALALRYAEGSAAETDAWSLEKHVESCTSCAGRVSETVRAGAAGPALAAVRDELLASLGHRPAPATAAIATHSPLGRRARLWYAVGPALRGSWVVAVLLVVGGAFGLAHGAGVQGARGLLLAVSPVLPLAGVAVSYGRHADPLYEITAATPSGGLRLLLTRAAAVLAVCVPLLTAGGALLPSAAGVPGAAAWLLPGLALTLATLALGSFVGCRAAAATLGGGWLLAVTGPLLGPPDTPGAGAAALAPYFSGPAAQGAWAAAALVCAALLALRRRSFDHLEPR
- a CDS encoding RNA polymerase sigma factor, giving the protein MRLLRPAGGGPSGGDGKDDAALLRAVARGDTEALAVLYDRHAGWLHARLARRCPDEETVREVLQDTFVTVWRSAGGHRGRGEAGGWLWVIAARRLVDAQRAGARAERAVERAAAHAAAPTEPPADALAAEDRVLAGLEYGEVGAALDRISPELAEVLRATVVDGLTTRETARLLGIPEGTVKTRALRARRELRAALGAARPGGPNALGGTA
- a CDS encoding GNAT family N-acetyltransferase, with the translated sequence MDISSITSAWVAGWAVSRGTPAPVAEPWGHRIDVGLPRHVVRHVLPAPDAASVGALCARLTAPYSWLKIMAGPEDAGAWITEGWAVPDDPGFMMVKPLDPAARPAPPEGYARTTELREGVIRVRIFAPDGTLAARGRIAPTGSTAVADQIETDPGHRRRGLGANVMRTLEAAAAQAGARTGVLAATTDGLALYDSLDWRYRGPVTGIVRTEG
- the lon gene encoding endopeptidase La; the protein is MASDSKPSVPLTLPVLPLDDEVVLPGMVVPLDLSDNDVRAAVEAAQAAARPGAGKPRVLLVPRVDGTYAGTGVLGTVEQVGRLSDGDPGALIRGVGRVRIGAGTTGPGAALWVEGSTVEETLPDPLPGQVTDLVKEYKALATSWLKKRGAWQVVDRVQQIEGVGALADNSGYSPFLTVEQKVAILETADPVARLRLATAQLREHLAEQDVAETIAKDVQEGVDKQQREFLLRRQLEAVRKELRDLNGEAEGDESDDYRARVEAADLPEKVREAALKEVEKLERSSDQSPEGSWIRTWLDTVLELPWNERTEDRYDIRGARAVLDAEHAGLDDVKERITEYLAVRKRRSERGLGVVGGRRGGAVLALVGPPGVGKTSLGESVAHAMGREFVRVALGGVRDEAEIRGHRRTYVGALPGRIVRAIKEAGSMNPVVLLDEIDKVGSDFRGDPAAALLEVLDPAQNHTFRDHYLEVELDLSDVVFLATANVLEAIPEALLDRMELVRLDGYTEDEKVVIARDHLLPRQLERAGLEPGEVVLEDASLRRLAGEYTREAGVRTLERAVSRLLRKIAAQHELGDRELPFTVGPDDLRDLIGRPHHVPESAQDPAERRTAVPGVATGLAVTGAGGDVLFVEASLADPETGAAGLTLTGQLGDVMKESAQIALSFLRSHGAELELPVTGLKDRGVHIHFPAGAVPKDGPSAGVTMTTALASLLSGRLVRTDVAMTGEVSLTGRVLPIGGVKQKLLAAHRAGITTVVIPKRNEADLDDVPAEILEKLEVHPVTDVRQVLEIALAPAAVPVGVAA
- a CDS encoding DUF4240 domain-containing protein: MNEDAFWALIDELSRRPGDRDERLEWLGGELLRRPAAESVEFQVRLERACETADRKDLWRAANRIEGGDCTDDGFHYFTLWLVGQGRKVYESVVTDPDALADVPGIRLLVGRPQDDWDDDEWPEWEELDYVAQDAYDELTGQEGDDGEEFLDAVEEAEEAAEAAGEWEEDDDSRGSRPEGVALPRLTALFPLGTSGS
- a CDS encoding lytic polysaccharide monooxygenase auxiliary activity family 9 protein; the protein is MPSYRRTATGVAALSAATALVGLTPTTAAAHGAVFNPVSRIAACYAEGPETPRSQVCKDLVADSGTQPLYDWNEVNIANAAGQHQALIPDGKLCSANREKYRALDWARTDWPATAVAAGSFDFKVRVTAAHSGTMTVYITKPGFDPTQPLKWSDLDATPVAVYNTTRTATDGYYNFTGNLPARTGRHIVYKVWQRNDSPEAFYSCSDVTFGGAAAQAGTARAQAPTEAKIAAGAELSTVSHAGHGGDEQPPALSAETAETPASPLPLALAGAGGLAVFAAGTLLLGRRRNPSAS
- a CDS encoding lysozyme; the protein is MRVHRSGTSLAGAALAALALLLPLAGSAGAAQDPGTRVVPPRGSASMGMGVIAHDGQGSAPGGASAQAVQTEGVDVSSHNGNVAWSTLWNSGVKWAYVKATEGTYYKNTSFNQQYTGSYNVGMIRGTYHFATPDTTTGAAQADYFVNNGGGWSKDGKTLPGVLDIEWNPYGATCYSKTQAGMVSWIRDFVDRYKYRTGRDAVIYTATSWWTQCTGNSAAFATTNPLWIARYSSNVGELPAGWQYYTIWQYTSSGPTVGDHNHFNGDYSRVQALANG